The following are encoded together in the Lathyrus oleraceus cultivar Zhongwan6 chromosome 3, CAAS_Psat_ZW6_1.0, whole genome shotgun sequence genome:
- the LOC127126919 gene encoding cytochrome c-2 yields the protein MASFDEAPPGNPTAGDKIFRTKCAQCHTVDKGAGHKQGPNLNGLFGRQSGTTPGYSYSAANKNKAVNWDEKTLYDYLLNPKKYIPGTKMVFPGLKKPQDRADLIAYLKKATSSDE from the exons ATGGCCTCGTTCGATGAAGCACCTCCCGGAAACCCCACCGCCGGCGACAAGATCTTCAGAACCAAGTGCGCTCAGTGCCACACCGTCGACAAAGGCGCCGGCCACAAACAAG GACCCAATCTGAATGGTTTGTTTGGAAGACAATCCGGGACAACTCCTGGATATTCCTATTCTGCCGCTAACAAGAACAAGGCTGTGAATTGGGATGAGAAAACCCTGTATGATTACTTGCTTAACCCCAAGAAG TACATCCCAGGGACAAAGATGGTGTTTCCTGGTCTTAAGAAGCCTCAGGATCGTGCTGATCTTATTGCATATCTGAAAAAGGCCACTTCATCAGACGAATAG